One stretch of Limnohabitans sp. DNA includes these proteins:
- a CDS encoding ATP-binding protein gives MRQLDLFSALQSSTEGIDTEFKSARGGMPGSFWESYAAMANTQGGTIVLGVAEKASGLVWEGVPDAAQLRTVLWSQLNDRHKISANLLRDDDVRTVEDEGRQFVVVNVPRASRLQRPVFVGPNPMTGTYRRAEEGDYRCSDDEVRRMLADQSDTPADSQIVEHFGLPDFDPDTVKQYRNRFASRAPDHPWLLLDDAALLTKLSALRRDRATGLEGATVAGLLMFGRFEALRDALPGFHVDYRERMSDDPAVRWTDRVVPDGTWENNLFQFYVRVMQRLSGDLKIPFQLDRELYRKDDTAVHEALREAVVNALVHADHRGQGGVVMERYPDRIELSNPGSLLVSRVQLLQGGVSECRNKSLQLMFQLMGGGDKAGSGMDKIRAGWRAQHWRSPRLEESLQPDRVKLVLPMVSLIPQEVDQALRLRFGDRFAKLDKTAVQAVVTAQVEGSVTNARMQEITGEHSKDITGVLQTLVRDGLLTQQNQRRWASYRVAGDSPQLGEDSRHLAGDSPQSSPQLPGDSPQFGVDSPQFDRLAGLSAEVLALLPLAEPARKNKKLAVPQLKIVIGQLCAGQWLSTSELAALVDRDADKLQTRFLTAMVKDGMLELRHPDVRNRPDQAYRAVAKRTP, from the coding sequence ATGAGACAACTTGACCTCTTCTCCGCCCTGCAGTCCAGCACCGAAGGCATAGACACCGAATTCAAGTCGGCACGCGGTGGCATGCCCGGCAGTTTCTGGGAGTCGTATGCCGCCATGGCCAACACCCAGGGCGGCACCATTGTTTTGGGCGTGGCCGAAAAGGCGTCTGGCCTGGTGTGGGAGGGCGTGCCCGATGCCGCGCAGTTGCGCACGGTGCTGTGGAGCCAGCTGAACGACCGGCACAAGATCAGCGCCAACCTGCTGCGCGACGACGATGTGCGCACGGTGGAAGACGAGGGCCGGCAGTTTGTGGTGGTGAACGTGCCGCGTGCCTCGCGCCTGCAGCGCCCGGTGTTTGTGGGGCCCAACCCCATGACAGGCACTTATCGCCGCGCCGAAGAGGGCGACTACCGCTGTTCAGACGATGAGGTGCGCCGCATGCTGGCCGACCAGTCCGACACGCCAGCCGATTCCCAAATCGTGGAGCATTTTGGCCTTCCAGACTTTGACCCCGACACGGTCAAGCAATACCGCAACCGCTTTGCATCCCGTGCGCCAGACCATCCGTGGCTGTTGTTGGACGATGCCGCTTTGTTGACCAAGCTGAGTGCCTTGCGCCGTGACCGGGCCACAGGTCTGGAAGGTGCCACCGTGGCGGGCCTTTTGATGTTCGGCCGTTTTGAAGCACTGCGCGATGCGCTGCCAGGTTTTCATGTGGATTACCGCGAGCGCATGTCCGATGACCCCGCTGTGCGCTGGACCGACCGCGTGGTGCCCGACGGCACCTGGGAAAACAACCTGTTCCAGTTTTATGTGCGGGTGATGCAACGTTTGTCGGGCGACTTGAAGATTCCTTTTCAGCTGGACCGTGAGCTGTACCGCAAAGACGACACCGCCGTACACGAGGCTTTGCGCGAGGCGGTGGTGAACGCTTTGGTGCATGCCGACCACCGTGGTCAGGGCGGTGTGGTGATGGAGCGCTACCCGGATCGGATTGAACTGTCTAATCCTGGCTCGCTGCTGGTGTCGCGGGTGCAGTTGCTGCAAGGCGGCGTGAGCGAGTGCCGAAACAAGAGTTTGCAGCTGATGTTTCAGCTCATGGGCGGTGGCGACAAGGCGGGCTCGGGCATGGACAAAATTCGGGCAGGCTGGCGTGCGCAGCACTGGCGTTCGCCCCGGCTGGAAGAGTCTTTGCAGCCTGACCGCGTGAAGCTGGTGCTGCCCATGGTGAGCCTGATCCCGCAAGAGGTGGACCAAGCACTGCGCTTGCGCTTTGGTGACCGGTTTGCCAAGTTGGACAAAACAGCGGTTCAGGCGGTGGTGACCGCCCAGGTGGAGGGCAGTGTGACCAACGCCCGCATGCAGGAAATCACAGGGGAACACTCGAAAGACATCACCGGCGTGTTGCAAACTTTGGTACGCGATGGCCTGCTGACGCAGCAAAACCAGCGGCGCTGGGCCAGCTACCGCGTGGCGGGGGACTCCCCCCAATTGGGCGAGGACTCCCGTCATTTGGCGGGGGACTCCCCCCAAAGCTCCCCCCAATTGCCCGGGGACTCCCCCCAATTCGGCGTGGACTCCCCCCAATTCGACCGATTGGCTGGTTTGTCAGCCGAGGTATTGGCGCTTTTGCCATTAGCAGAACCTGCCAGGAAAAACAAAAAACTGGCAGTGCCACAACTGAAAATCGTTATCGGGCAATTGTGTGCCGGTCAATGGTTATCGACATCCGAACTTGCTGCGCTGGTTGATCGAGACGCGGATAAGTTGCAAACCCGTTTCTTGACGGCGATGGTGAAAGACGGGATGTTGGAGCTGCGGCACCCAGATGTGCGCAATCGTCCGGATCAGGCCTATCGCGCCGTTGCCAAACGCACGCCATGA
- a CDS encoding GIY-YIG nuclease family protein, with product MIPFSLRIFVADGDPDGLRIVERSNWVGRALVFPRAAWAQPSVADRSELQQTGVYLLLGPREDGEGDRLYIGEGDPIKPRLASHHSGTAQKDFWTRAICFVSMGQALNKAHVQFLEVNLIRLAKQAKRVPLDNANQPTEPTLSEADRADMQVFLQHMLGMLPVLGVHAFEQPPQALAASAPELMCTGKGLEARGYESTQGFVVKAGSQAAAILVPSMHKHFPGFVAWREELIGMGVLAQQGAHYVFTQDYVFSSPSAASDMVLGRSSNGRVEWKDAQGRALKSLQENGAA from the coding sequence GTGATCCCTTTCTCCCTTCGAATCTTCGTCGCCGATGGTGACCCCGATGGCCTGCGCATCGTCGAGCGGTCCAACTGGGTGGGCCGCGCGCTGGTGTTTCCGCGTGCGGCCTGGGCGCAGCCCAGCGTGGCCGATCGGTCCGAGCTGCAGCAAACCGGCGTGTACTTGCTGTTGGGCCCGCGTGAAGACGGCGAGGGCGACCGGCTCTACATTGGCGAGGGCGATCCGATCAAGCCGCGCCTGGCCTCGCACCACAGCGGCACCGCCCAAAAGGATTTCTGGACGCGGGCAATCTGTTTTGTCTCTATGGGGCAGGCGCTCAACAAGGCGCATGTGCAGTTTTTAGAGGTGAACCTGATCCGCCTGGCCAAGCAGGCCAAGCGCGTGCCTTTGGACAACGCCAACCAACCCACCGAGCCTACCCTCAGCGAGGCCGACCGCGCTGACATGCAGGTGTTCTTGCAGCACATGCTGGGCATGCTGCCAGTGCTGGGCGTGCATGCCTTCGAACAACCACCCCAAGCCCTCGCCGCCAGCGCGCCCGAACTGATGTGCACAGGCAAAGGTTTGGAGGCCAGGGGCTACGAATCTACGCAAGGGTTTGTGGTTAAGGCGGGGTCACAGGCGGCAGCCATCTTGGTGCCATCGATGCACAAGCATTTCCCTGGCTTTGTGGCTTGGCGTGAAGAGCTCATCGGCATGGGCGTATTGGCACAACAGGGCGCGCATTATGTTTTTACGCAAGACTACGTGTTCAGCTCCCCCAGCGCTGCCAGCGATATGGTGCTGGGCCGCAGCTCCAACGGGCGGGTGGAGTGGAAGGATGCGCAGGGGCGAGCGCTTAAGTCTTTGCAGGAGAATGGGGCAGCATGA
- a CDS encoding P-loop NTPase fold protein, with amino-acid sequence MKFRLAEIEVSDDDPFKHDSLQREDVVEFVGNLIKQLEGPFVLALDSPWGTGKTTVVNMLRAVLKKDEYTTVYFNAWKEDYVSDPLIPMVAVIDDIKIEQAGVFQQRMAKVKKVVSTVAKRGLVAGVKVGTMGVLDLDKVQEDVLSNESGKAAEDLIESFKKEKRSLETFRETLEDAVQAIGEGELQRPLVFFIDELDRCRPSFAIELLERVKHLFDVKNIVFVLSVDKKQLEAITAAVYGERIDALEYLRRFIDLDFSLPLPHTKAYTRELIKRFDLKDFFEARRKHSSLAYDHDHFVEAFTLLAATFDLSLRVRERCLTRLAVVLMQTPDDHYLDPIVLSLLIVLRLKRLDLYEGLISGVTAPQDFMETLRSIPTSRKFFESRFAKSLEAYLIIGDVISERSQQLLKQAEEFSKLSPDTEKGRRARTLLEMSRTVGGDWGRDFSLKHVANKVDLSARIGDLL; translated from the coding sequence ATGAAATTCCGACTGGCTGAGATTGAGGTTTCTGACGATGATCCATTCAAGCATGATTCCCTGCAGCGCGAAGACGTTGTCGAGTTCGTCGGCAATCTGATCAAGCAACTTGAAGGCCCGTTCGTTCTGGCTTTGGATTCTCCTTGGGGCACAGGTAAGACAACCGTGGTCAACATGCTTCGAGCTGTACTTAAGAAAGACGAATACACCACTGTTTATTTCAATGCATGGAAAGAGGATTACGTCAGTGATCCTTTGATTCCTATGGTTGCGGTAATTGATGACATAAAAATCGAACAAGCCGGCGTGTTTCAGCAGCGTATGGCTAAGGTTAAAAAGGTTGTATCAACCGTAGCCAAAAGAGGTTTGGTTGCGGGCGTCAAAGTCGGCACGATGGGCGTGTTAGATCTGGACAAGGTTCAAGAGGATGTCCTATCGAACGAGTCAGGTAAAGCAGCTGAGGATTTGATCGAGTCTTTCAAAAAAGAAAAAAGGTCACTTGAAACATTTCGCGAGACTCTTGAAGATGCCGTTCAGGCTATTGGTGAGGGTGAGCTGCAGCGTCCATTGGTCTTCTTCATTGACGAGTTGGATCGTTGCCGCCCAAGCTTTGCAATTGAACTCCTTGAGAGGGTGAAGCATCTGTTTGATGTGAAGAACATCGTGTTTGTTCTTTCGGTAGACAAAAAACAACTGGAGGCTATTACTGCGGCGGTTTATGGTGAGCGGATAGATGCACTCGAATATCTGAGACGCTTCATTGACCTTGATTTTTCTCTACCACTGCCACATACCAAGGCCTACACCAGAGAGCTGATCAAACGGTTTGATTTAAAGGATTTTTTTGAAGCGCGAAGGAAGCACTCTTCACTTGCATACGATCATGACCATTTTGTAGAGGCCTTTACGTTATTGGCTGCTACTTTTGATTTGTCTTTGAGAGTTCGTGAAAGGTGTTTGACTCGCTTGGCAGTCGTATTGATGCAGACACCCGATGATCATTATTTAGACCCAATTGTTCTGTCGCTGCTGATCGTGCTCCGTCTGAAACGTCTGGATTTGTATGAGGGCTTGATTTCGGGTGTTACAGCGCCCCAAGATTTCATGGAAACATTGAGGTCTATACCCACTTCTCGGAAATTTTTTGAATCACGATTTGCGAAATCTTTAGAAGCGTATTTGATTATTGGAGATGTGATTTCTGAGCGGTCGCAACAGCTTTTGAAACAAGCAGAAGAGTTTTCCAAGCTTAGCCCTGACACAGAAAAAGGGCGACGTGCGCGTACATTGCTTGAGATGAGTCGAACAGTTGGGGGTGATTGGGGACGTGATTTTTCACTCAAGCATGTTGCAAATAAAGTTGATTTGTCGGCTCGAATTGGCGATCTACTGTGA
- a CDS encoding restriction endonuclease subunit S gives MTKLQERIKGLLGDLLPLKYGKSLPATVRDSAGSVPVYGSSGVVGSHSAALTNGPVIIVGRKGNVGAVHYSAVPCWPIDTAYFAEPPIGHDPRYYRYLLDSLGLARLDKSTAIPGLSRDDYNAVEVVIHPPEQQAEIVAEIEKQFSRLDEAVANLQRVKANLKRYKASVLKAAVEGRLVETEASIAQREGRSYETGEKLLQRILEERRAKWALKKKYVEPESAECPMLESLPEGWANATVEQLSQLVEYGSSSKTSDDATGIPVLRMGNIFEGELRFDDLKYLPKEHDEFPKLLMNDGDLLFNRTNSPELVGKVAVFQAKSTSYSFASYLIRVRTVTGVLPNFLAAYINSNFGRQWVKSVVTQQVGQANVNGTKLQALAVPLPPLAEQTRIVAELDRHMTIIREVESEVDVNLQRAQALRQATLSKAFGTGQ, from the coding sequence GTGACCAAATTGCAAGAGCGAATCAAGGGGCTTTTGGGTGATCTGCTGCCGCTGAAATACGGAAAGAGCCTGCCCGCCACTGTACGTGACAGCGCCGGTTCTGTGCCCGTTTATGGCTCCAGTGGTGTTGTCGGCAGTCATTCAGCTGCTTTAACCAATGGCCCCGTGATCATTGTTGGCCGCAAGGGTAATGTCGGTGCCGTGCATTATTCGGCAGTGCCTTGTTGGCCGATTGATACAGCGTATTTCGCTGAGCCACCAATTGGTCACGATCCCCGTTACTACCGATATCTGTTGGATTCATTGGGTCTTGCTCGGCTTGATAAATCGACGGCCATCCCAGGGCTGAGCCGAGACGACTACAACGCAGTCGAAGTCGTGATCCACCCGCCAGAGCAACAGGCGGAGATCGTCGCCGAGATCGAAAAACAGTTCTCCCGCCTCGACGAAGCCGTCGCCAACCTCCAGCGCGTCAAAGCCAACCTCAAACGCTACAAAGCCTCCGTCCTCAAAGCCGCCGTCGAAGGCCGCCTCGTCGAAACCGAAGCCAGCATCGCCCAACGCGAAGGCCGCAGCTACGAAACAGGCGAAAAACTTTTGCAGCGGATTCTTGAAGAACGGCGGGCCAAGTGGGCGCTTAAGAAAAAATATGTTGAGCCCGAAAGCGCTGAATGCCCCATGCTTGAAAGCCTTCCTGAAGGATGGGCAAATGCGACGGTCGAGCAACTTTCACAGCTCGTGGAATACGGCTCGTCTTCAAAAACCTCAGATGACGCAACAGGTATTCCTGTCCTGCGCATGGGCAACATCTTTGAAGGCGAATTGCGATTTGATGACTTGAAGTACCTGCCCAAGGAACATGACGAATTTCCGAAGCTTCTTATGAACGATGGCGACCTTCTGTTCAACCGAACGAATAGCCCTGAGTTGGTAGGGAAGGTTGCCGTCTTTCAAGCAAAGTCGACAAGCTATTCCTTCGCGTCATACCTTATTCGCGTTCGCACAGTGACTGGTGTATTGCCAAACTTCTTAGCCGCGTATATCAATTCAAATTTTGGGAGGCAATGGGTCAAGAGCGTAGTGACACAGCAGGTGGGGCAGGCCAACGTGAACGGTACAAAGCTACAAGCACTTGCAGTTCCATTGCCGCCGCTCGCAGAGCAAACTCGAATCGTTGCTGAACTTGACCGCCATATGACCATCATCCGTGAAGTCGAGTCCGAAGTTGACGTCAACCTCCAGCGTGCACAGGCACTGCGGCAGGCGACTTTGTCGAAAGCTTTTGGAACTGGCCAATAA
- a CDS encoding type I restriction-modification enzyme R subunit C-terminal domain-containing protein: MTPEARARVQIDQLLQAAGWHVCNIDQVNLHAAQGVAIREFPLNTGHGFADYLLYVNGKACGVIEAKKEGTTLKGVEVQSERYAQGLPVALPAWRRPLPFLFESTGVETQFTNGLDPHPRSRRVFAFFRPELLAQWLQMVPSAAGPLAANDAPSTFLARMRDMPQLITQWGQGGANYQLWPAQILAVQNLEQSLAANKPKALIQMATGSGKTFTAISFIYRLIKFGGARRVLFLVDRANLGRQTKKEFDQYASPYNSYKFGEEFIVQHLQGNQVDTSARVVICTIQRMFSLLKGKELPPEADEESTEGAESLFKDPEPIGYNPAFPIELFDIVVTDEAHRSIYNLWRQVLEYYDAYLVGLTATPNKQTFGFFNQNLVMEYGHTQAVADGVNVNYDVYRIQTEVSERGAKVEKGFWLETVDKATRRKSAWQLDEDFEYDPNELDRSVQTPDQIRKVITTFRDRLHTEIFPGRTEVPKTLIFAKDDNHAEKIVEILREEFGKGNEFAQKITYKTSGTKPEDLISAFRNSYFPRVAVTVDMIATGTDIKPVEIVVFMRSVKSRSFFEQMKGRGVRVCNPADLQAVTPDAKVKDHFVIVDAVGVCERDKTDSRPMDTKKTVPLDKLLQAVSLGNVEDEVLSSVAARLARLDKDLSPADHAKVLEASGGKSLRDLASGIVQALNVDPDDPTNVIPAYAGIQSAVRPFANPALRNLILQLRQKADLVVDIVTQDELIHAGFSEAASERAKGLVQSFEAFIAQHKDEITALQILYNRPSRAPLKYTDVKALADALHAPPHLIDEGQLWQAYAALNKTKVKGTSQRRLLTDLVSLVRFAMQQDNELVPYPERVRGNFDAWLAQTNQARVSGHSREGGDPSLPPFTPEQLHWLEMIRDHIAANLGIEPDDFEYAPFNSEGGLGKVHQLFGAELGQVIEAMNRELVA; this comes from the coding sequence ATGACACCAGAAGCCCGAGCCCGCGTTCAGATCGACCAACTCCTGCAAGCCGCTGGCTGGCACGTTTGCAACATCGACCAAGTCAATCTGCATGCGGCGCAGGGCGTGGCCATCCGCGAGTTCCCGCTCAACACTGGCCACGGCTTTGCCGACTACCTGCTGTATGTGAACGGCAAAGCCTGCGGCGTGATCGAGGCCAAAAAAGAAGGCACCACTCTCAAAGGCGTTGAAGTCCAGTCCGAGCGCTACGCCCAGGGCTTGCCAGTCGCCTTGCCTGCATGGCGCAGGCCGCTGCCGTTTTTGTTTGAATCCACCGGGGTCGAGACCCAATTCACCAACGGGCTGGACCCCCATCCGCGTTCGCGCCGGGTGTTTGCGTTTTTCAGGCCCGAGTTGCTGGCGCAGTGGTTACAAATGGTGCCCTCCGCAGCAGGTCCGTTGGCAGCCAACGATGCGCCCTCCACCTTTTTGGCCCGCATGCGCGACATGCCCCAACTCATCACCCAATGGGGGCAGGGCGGGGCCAACTACCAGCTGTGGCCCGCGCAAATTTTGGCGGTGCAAAACCTCGAACAAAGCCTGGCCGCCAACAAACCCAAAGCCCTCATCCAGATGGCCACGGGCAGCGGCAAAACCTTCACGGCCATCAGCTTCATTTACCGCCTCATCAAGTTTGGCGGTGCGCGGCGCGTGCTGTTTTTGGTGGACCGTGCCAACCTGGGCCGCCAAACCAAAAAAGAGTTTGACCAATACGCCAGCCCCTACAACAGCTACAAGTTTGGCGAAGAGTTCATCGTGCAGCACCTGCAAGGCAACCAGGTGGACACCAGCGCCCGCGTGGTCATCTGCACCATTCAGCGGATGTTCAGTTTGCTCAAAGGCAAAGAGCTGCCGCCCGAGGCCGACGAAGAAAGCACCGAGGGCGCAGAGAGCCTTTTCAAAGACCCCGAGCCCATTGGCTACAACCCGGCCTTTCCCATTGAGCTGTTTGACATCGTGGTGACCGACGAAGCGCACCGCAGCATCTACAACCTGTGGCGGCAAGTGCTGGAGTATTACGACGCTTATCTCGTGGGCCTGACCGCCACGCCCAACAAACAGACCTTTGGTTTCTTCAACCAAAACTTGGTCATGGAATACGGTCACACCCAGGCCGTGGCCGATGGCGTGAACGTGAATTACGACGTGTACCGCATTCAGACCGAAGTGAGCGAGCGCGGCGCCAAGGTCGAAAAAGGTTTTTGGCTGGAAACCGTGGACAAAGCCACCCGCCGCAAAAGCGCTTGGCAGTTGGACGAAGACTTTGAATACGACCCCAACGAGCTGGACCGCAGCGTGCAAACGCCCGACCAGATCCGCAAAGTCATCACCACCTTCCGCGACCGCCTGCACACCGAAATTTTCCCCGGCCGCACCGAGGTGCCCAAGACCCTGATCTTTGCCAAAGACGACAACCACGCCGAGAAGATCGTGGAAATCCTGCGCGAAGAATTTGGCAAGGGCAACGAGTTTGCGCAAAAGATCACCTACAAAACCAGCGGCACCAAGCCCGAGGACTTGATCAGTGCGTTTCGCAACAGCTACTTTCCGCGTGTGGCCGTGACGGTGGACATGATCGCCACCGGCACTGACATCAAGCCAGTGGAGATTGTGGTGTTCATGCGCTCGGTCAAAAGCCGCAGCTTCTTTGAGCAGATGAAAGGCCGTGGCGTGCGCGTGTGCAACCCGGCCGACCTGCAAGCCGTGACGCCCGACGCCAAAGTGAAAGACCACTTTGTGATCGTTGACGCCGTGGGCGTGTGCGAGCGCGACAAAACCGACAGCCGCCCCATGGACACGAAGAAAACCGTGCCCCTGGACAAGCTGCTGCAAGCCGTGAGCCTGGGCAACGTGGAAGATGAAGTGCTGAGCAGCGTGGCCGCCCGCTTGGCCCGGCTGGACAAAGACCTGAGCCCCGCCGACCACGCCAAAGTGCTGGAGGCCAGCGGCGGCAAAAGCCTGCGCGACCTGGCCAGCGGCATTGTGCAGGCCCTGAACGTCGACCCCGACGACCCAACCAATGTCATTCCCGCGTACGCGGGAATCCAGTCTGCTGTGCGCCCCTTTGCCAACCCCGCGCTGCGCAACCTGATATTGCAGCTGCGCCAAAAGGCCGATTTGGTGGTGGACATCGTCACGCAAGACGAGCTGATTCATGCGGGCTTCAGCGAAGCCGCCAGCGAACGCGCCAAAGGCCTGGTGCAAAGCTTTGAAGCATTCATTGCCCAGCACAAAGACGAAATCACCGCGCTGCAAATTTTGTACAACCGCCCCAGCCGCGCCCCGCTGAAATACACCGACGTGAAAGCGCTGGCCGACGCGCTGCACGCCCCGCCGCATTTGATAGACGAAGGCCAGCTGTGGCAAGCCTATGCCGCGCTCAACAAGACCAAGGTGAAAGGCACCAGCCAACGCCGCCTGCTGACCGACTTGGTCAGCCTGGTGCGCTTTGCCATGCAGCAAGACAACGAACTGGTGCCGTATCCTGAGCGGGTGCGGGGCAACTTTGATGCGTGGCTGGCTCAGACGAATCAAGCCCGTGTTTCTGGTCATTCCCGCGAAGGCGGGGATCCATCCCTGCCCCCATTCACCCCCGAACAACTGCACTGGCTAGAAATGATCCGAGACCACATTGCCGCGAACTTAGGCATAGAGCCCGACGACTTTGAATACGCCCCCTTCAACAGCGAAGGCGGCCTGGGCAAAGTGCACCAGCTGTTTGGTGCGGAGTTGGGGCAGGTGATTGAAGCGATGAATCGGGAGTTGGTGGCGTGA
- a CDS encoding tripartite tricarboxylate transporter substrate binding protein produces the protein MSAHTSPSRRHFLSASTALAVGLASMALSGPAHAQTASWPAKPIKIVVAFPPGGLTDAIARNYGEFLSGRLGVPVAIENRPGAGAIIGIDAVAKSPADGYTFVMSTSGTFWQNRVLYAKLPYNLDKDLTPVTVFPSGPLVVGINDKIPAKTMAEFVAWAKKNNSSMGTYAPGSYPHMLADQTNRQQGTTIQSVHYRGEAPMWLDVASGQLQIAVGSFQAFNAVSTRGVRAIGVTGSYRSPKLPDVPTLTEQGNTEKLVTLEGGLPLVAPAGTPEAVLKRMADEAVAWSNTDKAAKLRETFAIPNKPKNLAATRKDWEAEVPVWIKLAVDLGIKLD, from the coding sequence ATGTCCGCTCATACCTCGCCTTCACGCCGCCATTTTTTGTCAGCTTCCACAGCCCTGGCCGTCGGTCTGGCCAGCATGGCCTTGTCGGGGCCAGCCCATGCCCAGACGGCCTCGTGGCCTGCCAAGCCCATCAAAATCGTGGTGGCTTTTCCGCCCGGTGGTTTGACAGATGCCATCGCGCGCAATTACGGTGAATTCCTCAGTGGCCGTTTGGGTGTGCCGGTGGCCATTGAAAACAGGCCAGGTGCGGGCGCCATCATTGGCATTGACGCAGTGGCCAAGTCCCCCGCCGACGGCTACACCTTCGTCATGAGCACATCGGGCACCTTTTGGCAAAACCGCGTTTTGTACGCCAAGTTGCCCTACAACCTGGACAAAGACCTGACCCCGGTCACGGTGTTCCCCTCCGGCCCGCTGGTGGTGGGCATCAATGACAAGATTCCGGCCAAAACCATGGCCGAGTTTGTGGCCTGGGCCAAAAAGAACAACAGCTCTATGGGCACCTATGCCCCGGGTTCTTACCCGCACATGTTGGCCGACCAGACCAACCGACAGCAGGGGACCACGATCCAGTCGGTGCACTACCGGGGTGAAGCGCCCATGTGGCTGGACGTGGCCTCGGGGCAATTGCAAATCGCCGTGGGCAGTTTTCAGGCCTTCAACGCTGTGTCCACCCGGGGCGTGCGCGCCATTGGCGTGACCGGCAGCTACCGCTCGCCCAAGCTGCCCGATGTGCCCACCTTGACCGAACAAGGCAACACCGAAAAGCTGGTCACGCTCGAGGGCGGTTTACCTTTGGTGGCCCCAGCAGGCACGCCTGAAGCCGTGCTCAAACGCATGGCCGATGAAGCAGTGGCCTGGTCCAACACCGACAAAGCCGCCAAGCTGCGCGAAACCTTCGCCATCCCCAACAAGCCCAAAAACCTGGCGGCCACCCGCAAAGACTGGGAGGCCGAAGTGCCCGTCTGGATCAAGCTGGCAGTGGACCTGGGCATCAAGCTCGACTGA